The stretch of DNA CGTGCGAGTGGGCGTGCAGGTCACCCCGCAGCGCAGCGCGGAGCTCGGCGGCCGGGCCTACGGGTGCGGGGCTGGAGGCCAGCTCGGCCTCGAGCCGGTCGAGGTACTCGACGCGGGTACCACGGAGCACCTGGGTGACCACCTCCGCCGTGCGGGCCCCGACGCCGGGGAGGTCGTCGAGCGAGCCCGCGGCGGCGAGGGCCAGCACCTGGTCCGGCGGGGTGCGCTCGACGCTGCCGGCGGCGGCGCGGAACGCCTCCGAGCGGTAGGCGCTGGCCTGGCCGCGTTCGAGCAGGAAGGCGATGCGTCGCAGCGCTGCGACGGCCTCGTCGCGCCCCTGCTGCGCCGTACGTCCGGTCACGAGGCCTTGCGGCGGGTGCGGCGGGCCGGCGGCTTGTCCTCAGCCTTCGCGTCCGTCTTCTCGTCCTTCTCGTCGGTGGCCTTCGTGGTGCGCGTCCGTCGCGCCGCGGATGCGGTCGCCGAGCCCTCGCGCGCCTTCTCGACGCTGCGCTGCAGCGCGGCGAGCAGGTCGACCACCTCGCCGCCCTCGCCGCCCTCAGCAGCCGGCGGGGCGGGCGGGACGCGCGTCTCGCCGCTGGCGATCTTCTCCTCGATCAGGTCCTGCAGCGCGGCGCCGTACCGGTCGTGGTACTGCGACGGGTCGAAGTCGGCCGCCAGGGAGTCGACGAGCGTGGAGGCCATCGCGAGCTCCTGCGGCTTGACCTGGACGTCGGTCTCCAGGATCGGGAAGTCCGCCTCGCGCACCTCGTCGGGCCACAGCAGCGTCTGCATGCAGATGACGTCGCCGCGGACGCGCAGCACCGCCATCGACTCGCGCTGCCGCAGCGCCACCGTCACGACGGCCATGCGGTCGGCCTGCTCGAGCGCGCCGCGCAGCAGCGCGTAGGGCTTGACGGCCGTCTTCTCCGGCTCGAGGTAGTACGTCTTGCCGAGCAGGATCGGGTCCACCTGCTCGGCCGGGACGAACTCCAGCACCTCGATCTCGCGCGACGTGGTCAGCGGCAGGGCGGCGAAGTCCTCGTCCTCGAGCACCACCAGCTTGCCGTCGTCGGTCTCGTAGCCCTTGGCGATGTCCGACCACTCGACGGTCTCCCCGTCGACGCTGCAGACCTTCTTGTACCGGATGCGGCCGCCGTCCTCGCGGTGCACCTGGTGCAGCGCCACCTCGTGCTCGCCGGTGGCCGCGTACAGCCGAACGGGCACGTTGACGAGGCCGAAGGCCACCGCGCCCTTCCAGATCGCTCGCACGTCGCCGCCTCGCCCTCGTCTCGCCGACAGCCCCGTGACCCCGGGCAGGGACGAGCGGCCGCGTGGCGCGGGGCCCGTTCCTGCAGGATGCCACGGACAGGCAAGGTTCGCCTCACCCCGCCGCCTCGGCCAGCGCAGCGACCCCGGAGGGGACCCGGTCGCCCTCGGCGCCCGCCAGCCAGTCGAGCAGGCCGCACACCGCATCGGTGCAGCCGCCGCAACCCGTGGTGGCACGCGTGGCGCGCGCGACGTCCGCCGGGGTGCGAGCCCCGTCGCCCCAGGCACGGACCAGCTCACCCTTGGTCACGCCGTTGCAGCGGCAGACGGTGGCGCGGTCGGGCATCAGGGTGACGGACGGCTCCGGCTCCGGACCGGCGCCCCGCACCGGTCGCAGCAGCAGGTGCGCCGGGTCCGCGGGGACGGGGGTGCGACGGGTGTACGCGGCGGTCAGGTCCGCCGCGACGGGCCCGGCGCCGACGCACGTGGCGCCGACCACCGCTCCCCCGGCGACGACGACCTCGACGTGCCGGCCGGTGCTCGGGTCGCTGAGGCGGACCGAGCGGTGCTTGCCGGCGGTGGTCGCGGCGCCCGTCAGGCCCATGGTGACCACCTCGAGCCCGTGCGCCTTGAGACGGACGACGTCGGTCGCCGCGCCCGCGTCGACCGTCCGGGGCCGTGGCATCGCTGCGGCCCCCCGTGCCAGCACCTCCGCGAGGCGCCGCGCCTGCTCCCACCCCTGTGCGACCAGACCGGACGAGCCCTCCGCCGGCTGCGCGCAGTCGCCGACCGCGTACACGTGCGGGTCCGACGTGGCGGCGTCGCCGTCGACGACGATGCCACGCCCGACGGCGAGCCCTGCAGCCGCCGCGAGGCCGACCTCCGGCACCGTGCCGGTGGCGAGCACGAGCAGGTCGGTGGGGAGCTCGTCGCCGTCGGCGAGCCGAAGACCACGCACCCGGCCGCCCCGCACGAGCACCGCGGCGGGGGG from Cellulomonas sp. NTE-D12 encodes:
- a CDS encoding Ku protein → MRAIWKGAVAFGLVNVPVRLYAATGEHEVALHQVHREDGGRIRYKKVCSVDGETVEWSDIAKGYETDDGKLVVLEDEDFAALPLTTSREIEVLEFVPAEQVDPILLGKTYYLEPEKTAVKPYALLRGALEQADRMAVVTVALRQRESMAVLRVRGDVICMQTLLWPDEVREADFPILETDVQVKPQELAMASTLVDSLAADFDPSQYHDRYGAALQDLIEEKIASGETRVPPAPPAAEGGEGGEVVDLLAALQRSVEKAREGSATASAARRTRTTKATDEKDEKTDAKAEDKPPARRTRRKAS
- a CDS encoding FAD-dependent oxidoreductase, producing the protein MRVVVVGYGMVGSRLVEELVRRCPDADVTVLGAEPHQPYNRVLLGELVAGRVDEESLALPAADGRVAVRRGVGAVAIDRAARTVTCDDGAVVPYDALVLATGARARVPELPGLQAAPLGVHPLRTLADARSIADAVTTSARAVVLGGGVLGLEVACALTERGMDAAVVHAGPHLMDRQLDAAASEALEHGLRRLGIAVRTGRPPAAVLVRGGRVRGLRLADGDELPTDLLVLATGTVPEVGLAAAAGLAVGRGIVVDGDAATSDPHVYAVGDCAQPAEGSSGLVAQGWEQARRLAEVLARGAAAMPRPRTVDAGAATDVVRLKAHGLEVVTMGLTGAATTAGKHRSVRLSDPSTGRHVEVVVAGGAVVGATCVGAGPVAADLTAAYTRRTPVPADPAHLLLRPVRGAGPEPEPSVTLMPDRATVCRCNGVTKGELVRAWGDGARTPADVARATRATTGCGGCTDAVCGLLDWLAGAEGDRVPSGVAALAEAAG